The DNA sequence TTATCACGGGATTTCGCGTCGTGATGGCGGGCGAAGGCGTAGAGGTCGCCGCATCGATGGCGGGCAAGGTCAAAACCGTCTGCCAGATGATCGCGATCGGCTTTTTAACCATGCAGTGGCCTTTTGGCGAGTTTTTGCTCTGGCTTAGCGTCGCGCTGACGCTGTATTCGGGCTTTGAGTACGTAAACGCCTATGTAAGGCACGTTAAAAATCAAGCCAAAAAGGCGTAAATTTGAGAACCGGAAACGCCATAATCTATCTAGCGAGCTTCGTCGTGGTAGCAGCCGGGCTAAAGGCCGCTAGCGTCGTAGTTCTGCCATTTTTAATGGCGGTTTTTATCGCTATAGTGGCGACGCCTGCGATAAATGCGCTAGAAAAGCTCAAATTTCCGCGCGTTTTAGCCTTTGCGCTCGTTACGGCGGTCGTGTTTTTGTCGCTTGGTTTTATCGCAAACACCGTGCTAAAGACGATCAACGGGCTAGTTAGCTATATGCCCGAGCTTCAGAGCAAATTTAAAGCCCTCGCCGACCACTATCACCACATACTAGCTAGCCGCGGCCTCATCGACCCAAACAGCGTCGCCGCGCCCGCAGACTTTGATATCAATAAACTTTTTGCCGTAATGGGCGGATTTTTAAGAAGCGGCACGGAGCTTGCCTCAAAGAGCTTTTTTGTCTTTTTACTCGTTACTTTTATGCTTTTTGAGGTGCAGGTATTTTCTCAAAAAGTCGAGTATTTTGCGAGTAAAAATCCGCAAACAAATCAGATCGTAGATACGTTTATATCAAATCTCAAACGCTATCTCGCGATCAAGTCCGCGGCATCGTTTGCGACGGGCGTTTTTATATTTATCGGGCTAAATTTCATCGGCGTGCCTTACGCGCCGCTTTGGGGGATTTTGGCTTTCGTGCTAAATTTTGTCCCGACTATCGGCTCTATCATCGCGGCCGTTCCCGCGCTTTTGGTGGCGCTTTTGCTAAACGACGCGGCGGCTTGCGCTTGGACTGCGGCGCTGTATGCGGTCGTAAATGTCGTCATCGGCAACTTTATCGAGCCAAAATTTCTTGGCAAAGGCCTTGGTATCAGCACGCTTGTAGTGCTTTTGAGCCTACTTTTTTGGGGATTTTTGTTCGGCATCGGCGGTATGTTTTTGGCCGTACCGCTTACCATGAGCCTAAAGATCGCGCTTGACGCGAACCCGAGCACGAAATTTATCGCCGTTTTACTCAGCGATAAACTCGAGCGGTAAAATCAAATTTAAAGGTAAATTTTGAAAAGCATTATCTTTGTGGCGGCGTTGCTAGCCGTCGGCATTTATGCGTATTCGTGGCACTTTTTGATCACGGTTTTGGTGATTTCGTTTCTTATATTTTTTCACGAGCTGGGCCACTTTCTCGCCGCTCGCATGCTAAAAGTCGGCGTTTTAAAATTTAGCGTGGGCTTTGGGCAAAGCGTCTACTCAAAAACCATCGGCGGCACCGAGTACGCCATCGGCGCGATACCGCTTGGCGGTTACGTTAGCCTAAAAGGGCAAGAGGACTCCAAACCGGGGCTAAAAAACGAGGATGCCGACAGCTATACGAGGCTTAGCCCGCTAGGACGCATTTTCATCCTTTTTGCCGGACCGTTTTTTAACTTCGCTTTAGCGTTTTTTATCTTTATCGCGCTCGGACATATCGGCGTAGAAAGGCTAGCGCCGACTGTGGGCAAAGTACTTGAAAACTCCGCCGCAGCAAGCGCCGGACTGCAAAAAGGCGATAAAATTTTAAACATAAACGGCATCAAAATCAGCGAATGGGACGAGATAAGCAAAAACGTAAATTTAACCTCCACCGCGATCACGCTCGAGCGTGCGGGCGAAATAAAAACGATAAATTTGACGCCTAAAATCGGGCAAAGCATGACGATATTTGGCGAAAAGATAGAAAAACCGCTCATCGGCATTTCGCCTTCAGGCGAGGCCGTCACGATACGAAATACCGGCTTTAGCTCGCTAAAATTCGCGCTCGTTGAGACCGTAAACGCCTCAAAGCTCATATTTACGGGGCTTGAAAAGCTCATCGCAGGCGTCGTACCGCTAAAAGAGATGGGCGGCATCATCCAGATCACCGACATCACCTCAAAGGCCGCAGGCATCGGCGTCTCGACCCTACTCATCATCGCCGCGCTGATCTCCGTAAATTTAGGCGTGCTAAACCTACTGCCTATCCCGGCGCTTGACGGCGGACATATATTTTTCAACCTTTATGAGCTCGTTTTCCGCCGCAAGATGAACGAAAAAGTCTATATCGGCCTCACCTACTGCGGCTGGGCGTTTTTGCTCTGCCTGATGGCGTTTGCGACCTTTAACGACGTAATGCGCCTAAGCGGAGTTGGACAATGAAGCTCGCACAAATTTTAGAACGCATCGAAAACGCGCGCACGGGCGAGGCCGTGAAGCTAATCGCCGTAAGCAAAAACGTAACGACTAAAGAGGTTTTAGAGCTTTTTAGGCAAGGACAAACGAGCTTTGGCGAAAACCGCGTGCAAGAGCTCAAAAACAAGAGCGAAATTTTATCAAATTTGCCGATTGAGTGGCACTTTATCGGACGACTTCAAAGCAACAAAATAAACCATCTCCTAGCGCTCAAGCCCGCTCTTTGGCAAAGCTGCGAGAGCGTAGAGGCCGCACTTGCGGTGGATAAGAGACTTGACTATGAGCTACCTTGCCTGCTACAGATAAACTCGGCCTACGAAGATAGTAAACAAGGCATCTCGCCAGAAGCCGCACAGGATGTGTTTTTGCAAATCGCGCAGGAGTGTAAATTTTTAAAACCCGTCGGCGTGATGAGTATCGGCGCGCACGTTGATGACGAGCGAGCCATACAAAAGAGCTTTGAGACGACGCGTAAAATTTACGAAAATCTGCAACCTCGCGGCGCGCAAATTTGCTCCATGGGCATGAGCGGCGACTTTGAGTTAGCGATAAAATGCGGCTCGAATATGATTCGTCTGGGGTCGATTTTATACGCGTAGATCGGTCGAGATCCGTATAAATTTAGAAAAATCTACCTAAAAAGGAGCCAAAATGGGCTACGACGTGAGTTATCATCCGATCAACGAAAGCGAGATAAAGCAGTGGTATTTTGACGCGTTAAAAAGCGCGAGAGAGGGCGACTGGTCGGTCGTAGAGAGGCTTGCAAAAGAGTACGGCATGGAGGATTTTTACGCGCAAAAGTACATCGATACTCTTAAAATCGCGCTTGAAACCAAAGATAACGAGAGCTTTTCGGTCAGCCATGGCTACATACTCGCTACCGTGCAGGGATTTTTTAGAAAGTACTTCTACACGCGCGGTACGGCGTTTAGTTTTTTGGCGCAGGAGCATGGCGAATTTAAGCGGTATCTAAGCGACATAAGCGGTGTTATACCGCCCGAGATAAAAGCTAAATTTACTGGCGAATTTGACGGAAACTACTCATCGGGCGCGTTTATAAGCGCGGCAAATTTGGCTAAATTTTGGCAGGACTACAACGCAGGTGGCAATATCAAGCAAAAAACGGATGATTTTTACGCCCAAAATTTGCCCGCATTTTTAAGCGCGGTTAAATTTAGCGTAGAAAACAGCTACGGACTGTTTGAGGCAACCGACGTGATTATACCCAACCCGATTGATTTAAATGATTCTGAGTGCTACTCAAATCTTTTTAATTGCGACCCAGAAGGCGCGTTTATCTACGCCGATACGGCGGCTCAGCAACTAAGCGAAGCGATGAAGCTAGACAAAAGTAAAAAAGAAAGCAACAAAAACGAAGGCTCAGGCGGCTTTTTCGGCGCTATAAAGAAGCTTTTTGGAAAATAAAACCGTAGGCTTTTCTTTTTGCTCTTTTTTAAAAACATCGCTTTATAAAAAATTTTATCGATTCGCTTTATCACCTAAATACTTTTTGAATAATATAATTTTAATTATCTGTAAATTTTAGCAACCCAACCTTTTCTTTTTTATTATTTTGTATTCGGTTAAAATATAAGTTTTGTTTTTATATTTGTAATATATAATAATAAAATTTCAAATACCTAGTGCTCGTATTTGAAAAATTCTAACATTCAAGGATTTTCCATGTCCCTAACCCAATCACAAATATCAGCTCTATACGTAGCCTTATTTGGTAGAGCCAGTGAAGGCGCCGGAAGTAAATTCTGGCTAAACGCAGCAAATACTCAAAACCTAAGTATGGCAGATATTGCAAACGCTATGCTTAATACCAGTGCAGCAAAAGAGTATTTTGGAGGCAATCTAGATACCGACGAAAAGTTTATAAATCATATCTATGAAAACGTACTAGGTAAGAGTACGGGTATAGATAAAGAAGGTAAAGCCTTTTGGGTAAATAAACTAAAAGAAGGAATAGATAAAGGCTTTATAGCAAGCGAGCTTCTTAAAGCAGCACTTGATCCTAAATACTCAAACAGTACCGATGAAGCCACCAAAGCGGCTCATAATCTTTTAGTAAATAAAGTACTTGCTTCAAATATGGTGGCAGATAGTATAGAAAACGTTCCTAGCGGAAGCATACAAAACGCCTTAAAAGCTTTCGTAGATATTAACGGCAATATATCTTCTTCTTTAAAAGCTAGCGATATACAAAAGGTTATACAAGATAACAAAGGAACTCTAACCGTAGATGAAACCAAATTAGAAGCATCCGCCAAGCAAAACAATAAGGTTAAGATTTTATCCCAAGTAACGGGTAAAAGCGAAGACGAGATAAAACAGATAGTACCTAAAGAGGATATTCCAAATACGCCTGATACTCCAAATACTCCGGACGTTCCTAATACGCCAAACACTCCAAACACTCCAAGCAATCCGGGACAAGGAGGAAACAGTGGCGGTAATTCTGGCGGTGGCAAGCCTAGCCCTATTATAAAAGAAGTAGACGCTAAAACATTTTTAGAGGAAACTGCAAATAGTAGCTCAAATGTCAAATTTATCATAAAAGACGAGGGAGGTGTCATCCAAAACAATATAGAAAAAATAGCTGCAAAACTCGCTTATGTTTCATCCATAAAATACGAGGGAAGTTTCACAATGGATGCAAATAAAGCTACCGAAGCGTTATTAAACAAAATTTCCGAAGGTAAAATTTGGCTACATAACGCAACGAGCGATCATTTAAATTTGATAAAAAGCAGTTCGGTAGAGAAATTTTTTATAGACGATAGTAAGGATTTTACGCTAGATATCGCTACCTTTACAGCTCTAAAAAACAAAAAAGCAAATGGCGATAAATTTGTAATAAAAGATACTTCGGCAAATATCGTTAAAAACTTTGACTATATAAAATCCCACATAGACAGCATAAAGACTCTAGATAGCACCGACAATGCGGAGATAAATTTCATAAAAGCAAAATACG is a window from the Campylobacter massiliensis genome containing:
- a CDS encoding AI-2E family transporter; its protein translation is MYLASFVVVAAGLKAASVVVLPFLMAVFIAIVATPAINALEKLKFPRVLAFALVTAVVFLSLGFIANTVLKTINGLVSYMPELQSKFKALADHYHHILASRGLIDPNSVAAPADFDINKLFAVMGGFLRSGTELASKSFFVFLLVTFMLFEVQVFSQKVEYFASKNPQTNQIVDTFISNLKRYLAIKSAASFATGVFIFIGLNFIGVPYAPLWGILAFVLNFVPTIGSIIAAVPALLVALLLNDAAACAWTAALYAVVNVVIGNFIEPKFLGKGLGISTLVVLLSLLFWGFLFGIGGMFLAVPLTMSLKIALDANPSTKFIAVLLSDKLER
- the rseP gene encoding RIP metalloprotease RseP, with product MKSIIFVAALLAVGIYAYSWHFLITVLVISFLIFFHELGHFLAARMLKVGVLKFSVGFGQSVYSKTIGGTEYAIGAIPLGGYVSLKGQEDSKPGLKNEDADSYTRLSPLGRIFILFAGPFFNFALAFFIFIALGHIGVERLAPTVGKVLENSAAASAGLQKGDKILNINGIKISEWDEISKNVNLTSTAITLERAGEIKTINLTPKIGQSMTIFGEKIEKPLIGISPSGEAVTIRNTGFSSLKFALVETVNASKLIFTGLEKLIAGVVPLKEMGGIIQITDITSKAAGIGVSTLLIIAALISVNLGVLNLLPIPALDGGHIFFNLYELVFRRKMNEKVYIGLTYCGWAFLLCLMAFATFNDVMRLSGVGQ
- a CDS encoding YggS family pyridoxal phosphate-dependent enzyme — protein: MKLAQILERIENARTGEAVKLIAVSKNVTTKEVLELFRQGQTSFGENRVQELKNKSEILSNLPIEWHFIGRLQSNKINHLLALKPALWQSCESVEAALAVDKRLDYELPCLLQINSAYEDSKQGISPEAAQDVFLQIAQECKFLKPVGVMSIGAHVDDERAIQKSFETTRKIYENLQPRGAQICSMGMSGDFELAIKCGSNMIRLGSILYA